TTCGATTCGTAACCAGATTGCTGATATTGAACGCCAGTTAAAGGTTGTTGAGAAGAACCGAGAAACCATTCGCGAAAAGCGTGTTGATTCAAGTGCCTTTAAAATTGGTTTGATTGGTTATACCAATGCTGGGAAATCAACAATCATGAACCTTATGACGGATGATAAGCAATATGAGGCTAATGAACTTTTCGCGACCTTGGATGCAACGACTAAGAAATTTTACTTAAAGGATCAGTTTCAAGTGACCTTGACAGATACGGTTGGTTTTATCCAGGACTTGCCAACAGAATTGGTTGCTGCCTTTAAGTCAACACTTGAAGAAAGTCGTAATGTGGATCTTCTTTTGCATGTTATTGATGCGAGTGATCCTAATCACGAAGAGCATGAAAAGGTGGTCTTAGACATTCTCAAAGACTTAGACATGACTGATATTCCTCGCCTAGCAATTTACAATAAGATGGATGTAGCTGATAACCTAGTAGCAACAGTCTTTCCAAATGTTCGTCTCTCAGCACGTGACAAGGGAAGTCGTGAGGCACTCAGAAGACTCTTGATTGATGAAATTCAACAGATTTTTGAACCCTTTAGTATTAAGGTCCATCAGGATCAAGCTTATAAACTTTATCAGTTGAGTCAATTAGCCTTGCTAGATAGCTACACTTTTGAGACAGAAGTGGAAGAAATTACAGGTTATATTTCACCGAAAAATAAATGGAAATTGGAAGAATTTTATGACTGATTATATGGATTTAGCTTTAAAATATGGTGGTTTTACAAGTTTAGATAAGGTCTATTTGGAAAATACCTTGTCAGACCTTTCGGACAGTCAAAAATTGGCTTTCATTACGCCACCACCAAGCGTGATTAATGCTTATTTTGCAGAGATTTACCAAAAACAATCTCCTGAAGCAGCGACGGATTACTATTTGGACCTTTCAAAGGAGTTGAACCTCTTTAACCCTGAACCATCTTTTGATGAGCACAAGCCTTTTATTCGTCTCAATCTGTCAGGAAAATCTTATGGATTTTGCTATGAAAATGCTGATGAGGTGGCCTTAGTCTTTGCCGAGCATTTAGAGGTTCCAACGGCTAGTATTTTGTTTGAGCTTGCTCAAGTTTTTCCGCAGTATAAGGTTTATCTTGAAGGCACTCAAATTAAGATGGCCAAGGTTGATTTTGACGAAGAAGTATTGGAAGAGTTAACACCTGAGACACAGTTACTTAGTCGTGTAACTAAGTTGAAGGGGAATGTCATTAAGTTGGCTAGCTTCAATCAAGATGAATTAGTGGAACTTTTGTCTCAATATAAAGGGCAAACCGTTTATTACGGATTTGCTCAGCGTGAATGCCTGGCTTATATTGTCCAGAAATAAGAAGAACGATAGATAGAAAGTATAGGAAGTCATGGAATTACAATTTTTAGGGACGGGTGCCGGGCAGCCCTCCAAGGCCCGTAACGTGTCGAGTCTGGTTCTGAAGTTACTCGATGAAATCAATGAGGTCTGGATGTTTGACTGTGGAGAAGGTACCCAACGTCAGATTTTAGAAACAACAATCAAACCTCGTAAAGTTAAAAAAATCTTTATCACACATATGCATGGAGACCATATCTTTGGCCTACCTGGTTTCTTGGCTAGCCGTTCTTTCCAATCGAGTGAAGAACAAACAGATTTAGAGGTTTATGGTCCAGTCGGCATTAAACAATATGTTATGACTAGTCTTCGTACCTCTGGAACACGCCTCCCTTACCATGTGCATTTTAAGGAAATTGATGAGCATAAGCTTGGCTTGGTTATGGAAAATGACAAGTTCGCTGTTTATGCAGATAAGTTGGATCATACCATTTTTTGTATTGGTTACCGTGTGGTTCAAAAGGATCTTGAAGGAACCTTGGATGCTGAGGCCCTTAAAGCAGCAGGTGTACCATTTGGTCCGCTTTTTGGTCAAATTAAGAATGGGCAAGATGTGGTCCTTGAAGATGGAACAAAAATCATTGCCAAGGACTTTATTTCCGCACCTAAGAAAGGTAAGGTTATCACTATCTTAGGTGACACTCGTAAGACGAATGCCAGTGTTCGTCTTGGCTTGGGAGCAGATGTCTTGGTGCACGAGTCTACTTATGGTAAAGGTGACGAAAAAATTGCCAAGAGCCATGGGCATTCAACCAACATGCAAGCAGCACAGGTCGCTAAAGATGCGTCAGCTAAACGTCTTCTTCTAAATCACGTATCAGCACGTTTCTTAGGGCGTGATATCGGTAAGATGGCAGCAGATGCTAAAACAATTTTCGAAAACACCCACATCGTTCGTGACCTAGAAGAGGTAGAGATTTAATGGCTAAACAACGTATTATCGCTATTACTGGTGCCTCAGGAGGGCTTGCACAAGAAATTGTCAAGCAGCTCTCACCCAGTGATGGCATTATCCTCTTAGGAAGAGACAAGGATAAACTTGAGAAATGTTATCGCCATGTGGAAAATAAAACTTGCCTTGCCATTGACCTAAGAGACGACAAGGCCATTAAAGAGATGGTCGATTATCTCTATCAACGATTTGGACGTATTGATGTCTTTATCAATAATGCTGGTTACGGTGAATTCAAGTCTTATAATAACTACACTAGCCAAGAAGTCCGTGACATGTTTGACATCAATACCTTTGCAACGTTGACCTTTTCACGTCTGATGGCTGAGACAATGGTGAAACAGGGCAATGGGCATATCGTTAATATTGCTAGTATGGCGGGAAAAATTGCGACAGCCAATTCAAGTGTTTATGCAGCGACAAAGTTTGCGGTAATTGGTTTTTCAGATGCCCTGCGTCTAGAGCTGGCTGATAAAGGAGTCTATGTGACAACGGTCAATCCTGGTCCAATTGAGACAGGTTTCTTTGATCAAGCTGATCCCTCTGGAGACTATCTTGAGAGTGTTAAAAAGTTTGTCCTCAGTCCTAAATACGTGGCTAAAAAGATTGTCCGTATTCTGGGCAAAAATAAACGTGAAGTTAATCTACCACGACTCTTATCAGTTGCCCACAAAGGCTACACACTATTTCCACGAATCTCGGACAAACTAGCTACCAATGTGTTTAACTACAAATAAGGGGATGCCAGATGGCGGCTAATATTCAAGCCTATTTAGAAAATCTCCAGCAACCCTGGGGGCAAATCTATTATGATATCCTTTTTGAGCAATTAAAGGACATCAAGGGAAAGCGAGTGCTTGATTTTGGCAGTGGCTTTGGCCTTGTGTCCAACCACCTAGCGTAAGAAAATAGAGTCCTAGCTGTGGAACCCAATGAGGAAATGGTAGGTTTACGGGCTCAGGACAACCCCTATTAGCAACTAGTCGGAAGTTTGGAGAGGAGTTAAGATGTTAAATTATAAAAAAGAGATTCCAGCGATGACAGACCTACTCGCACTGTACAGTTCAGTCGGCTGGACCAATTATACTAACAATCCAACCATGTTGGAAAAAGCTGTCAAAGCCAGTCTCTGGCAGCTGGCAGTCTATGATGAGAAAGAGCTGGTAGCCTACATTCGCTTGGTAGGAGATGGTCACTCTGTCCTTTTGGTGCAAGACCTCTTGGTGGGACCAGATTACCAGCG
Above is a window of Streptococcus salivarius DNA encoding:
- a CDS encoding SDR family NAD(P)-dependent oxidoreductase, whose protein sequence is MAKQRIIAITGASGGLAQEIVKQLSPSDGIILLGRDKDKLEKCYRHVENKTCLAIDLRDDKAIKEMVDYLYQRFGRIDVFINNAGYGEFKSYNNYTSQEVRDMFDINTFATLTFSRLMAETMVKQGNGHIVNIASMAGKIATANSSVYAATKFAVIGFSDALRLELADKGVYVTTVNPGPIETGFFDQADPSGDYLESVKKFVLSPKYVAKKIVRILGKNKREVNLPRLLSVAHKGYTLFPRISDKLATNVFNYK
- a CDS encoding GNAT family N-acetyltransferase; the protein is MLNYKKEIPAMTDLLALYSSVGWTNYTNNPTMLEKAVKASLWQLAVYDEKELVAYIRLVGDGHSVLLVQDLLVGPDYQRQGIGKKLLEKALETFPHVYQRLLVTERSEKNLDFYQSLGFVELSEQACTGMIYKY
- the rnz gene encoding ribonuclease Z — protein: MELQFLGTGAGQPSKARNVSSLVLKLLDEINEVWMFDCGEGTQRQILETTIKPRKVKKIFITHMHGDHIFGLPGFLASRSFQSSEEQTDLEVYGPVGIKQYVMTSLRTSGTRLPYHVHFKEIDEHKLGLVMENDKFAVYADKLDHTIFCIGYRVVQKDLEGTLDAEALKAAGVPFGPLFGQIKNGQDVVLEDGTKIIAKDFISAPKKGKVITILGDTRKTNASVRLGLGADVLVHESTYGKGDEKIAKSHGHSTNMQAAQVAKDASAKRLLLNHVSARFLGRDIGKMAADAKTIFENTHIVRDLEEVEI
- the hflX gene encoding GTPase HflX, encoding MIETAKQQERAILVGVELQETEHFDMSMEELASLAKTAGAEVVASYTQKRERYDSKSFVGSGKLEEIKAMVDADEITTVIVNNRLTPRQNTNLEAAFGVKVIDRMQLILDIFAMRARSHEGKLQVHLAQLKYMLPRLAGQGIMLSRQAGGIGSRGPGESQLELNRRSIRNQIADIERQLKVVEKNRETIREKRVDSSAFKIGLIGYTNAGKSTIMNLMTDDKQYEANELFATLDATTKKFYLKDQFQVTLTDTVGFIQDLPTELVAAFKSTLEESRNVDLLLHVIDASDPNHEEHEKVVLDILKDLDMTDIPRLAIYNKMDVADNLVATVFPNVRLSARDKGSREALRRLLIDEIQQIFEPFSIKVHQDQAYKLYQLSQLALLDSYTFETEVEEITGYISPKNKWKLEEFYD
- a CDS encoding cystathionine beta-lyase, which translates into the protein MTDYMDLALKYGGFTSLDKVYLENTLSDLSDSQKLAFITPPPSVINAYFAEIYQKQSPEAATDYYLDLSKELNLFNPEPSFDEHKPFIRLNLSGKSYGFCYENADEVALVFAEHLEVPTASILFELAQVFPQYKVYLEGTQIKMAKVDFDEEVLEELTPETQLLSRVTKLKGNVIKLASFNQDELVELLSQYKGQTVYYGFAQRECLAYIVQK